The following are encoded together in the Methylorubrum sp. B1-46 genome:
- a CDS encoding NAD(P)H-quinone oxidoreductase: MTKSLPDTMRQIRFTGAGGPEVIAVETVPLPKPAAGQVLVEVVAAGVNRPDIMQRQGSYPPPKGATEIPGLEIAGRIAALGEGVTDLSVGDEVCALVISGGYAEFAVAEAGQVLKRPGPLSLVEAAGLPETVFTVYSTVIQRGRLQKGETFLVHGGSSGIGTTAIQIAKQHGARVLTTAGSAEKCRFCEELGADAAINYREADFAEEVKRLTDGKGVDVILDMVGAAYLQKNIASLAVEGRFVQIAFMQGYKAESLTLTPIMLKRLTITGATLRAQAKEAKAAIAEGLKRDVWPLVEAGKIRPIVHATFPLEEARKAHELMETSSHTGKILLVTGR, from the coding sequence ATGACAAAAAGCCTGCCCGACACCATGCGCCAGATCCGCTTCACCGGCGCGGGCGGACCGGAGGTCATCGCGGTCGAGACCGTGCCGCTGCCGAAGCCTGCCGCCGGGCAGGTGCTGGTCGAGGTGGTCGCGGCGGGCGTCAACCGGCCCGACATTATGCAGCGCCAGGGCAGCTACCCGCCGCCCAAGGGCGCGACCGAGATTCCCGGCCTTGAGATCGCGGGCCGCATCGCCGCGCTGGGCGAGGGCGTGACGGATCTCTCCGTGGGCGACGAGGTCTGCGCCCTCGTCATCAGCGGCGGCTATGCCGAGTTCGCCGTCGCCGAGGCGGGGCAGGTGCTGAAGCGGCCGGGGCCGCTCTCGCTGGTGGAGGCGGCGGGGCTGCCGGAGACGGTCTTCACGGTCTATTCCACGGTGATCCAGCGCGGGCGGCTGCAGAAGGGCGAGACCTTCCTCGTCCATGGCGGGTCGAGCGGCATCGGCACCACCGCGATCCAGATCGCCAAGCAGCACGGCGCCCGCGTCCTCACCACAGCGGGCTCGGCCGAGAAGTGCCGGTTCTGCGAGGAGCTGGGGGCGGATGCCGCCATCAACTACCGCGAGGCGGATTTCGCCGAGGAGGTGAAACGCCTCACCGACGGCAAGGGCGTCGATGTCATCCTCGACATGGTGGGCGCGGCCTATCTCCAGAAGAACATCGCTTCGCTCGCCGTCGAGGGACGCTTCGTGCAGATCGCCTTCATGCAGGGCTACAAGGCCGAGAGCCTGACCTTGACCCCGATCATGCTCAAGCGCCTGACGATCACCGGCGCGACCCTGCGGGCCCAGGCCAAGGAGGCCAAGGCCGCCATCGCCGAAGGGCTGAAGCGGGATGTCTGGCCGCTGGTCGAGGCGGGCAAGATCCGGCCGATCGTCCACGCCACCTTCCCGCTGGAAGAGGCGCGCAAGGCGCATGAGCTGATGGAGACGAGCAGCCACACGGGCAAGATCCTGCTTGTCACCGGGCGCTGA
- a CDS encoding 3-hydroxybutyryl-CoA dehydrogenase yields the protein MGIEIKTVGIVGAGQMGNGIAHVCAASGLDVRLHDRDPERIAAGLGLIDANLTRQVQKGTLSDEQRRSALARIAAARSFDDLGPCDLVIEAATEDEATKRKIFQTLCPSLKPDALVATNTSSISITRLAAATDRPDRFIGIHFMNPVPVMQLVELIRGIATEDPTYESAKAFIAKLGKTSTMSEDFPAFIVNRILLPMINEAIYTLYEGVGSVESIDTAMRLGANHPMGPLQLADFIGLDTCLSVMQVLYEGLADSKYRPCPLLVKYVEAGWLGRKTKRGFYDYRGETPVPTR from the coding sequence ATGGGCATCGAGATCAAGACGGTCGGCATCGTCGGTGCCGGCCAGATGGGGAACGGCATCGCGCATGTCTGCGCGGCCTCCGGCCTCGACGTTCGGCTGCACGACCGGGATCCCGAGCGGATCGCGGCCGGGCTCGGTCTCATCGACGCGAACCTCACGCGTCAGGTCCAGAAGGGCACGCTGAGCGACGAGCAGCGCCGCAGCGCCCTGGCGCGCATCGCGGCGGCGCGCAGCTTCGACGATCTCGGCCCCTGCGACCTCGTCATCGAGGCCGCCACCGAGGACGAGGCGACCAAGCGCAAGATCTTCCAGACGCTCTGTCCCTCGCTCAAGCCCGACGCGCTGGTCGCGACCAACACCTCCTCGATCTCGATTACCCGGCTCGCGGCCGCGACCGACCGGCCGGACCGCTTCATCGGCATCCACTTCATGAACCCGGTGCCGGTGATGCAGCTCGTCGAGTTGATCCGCGGCATCGCCACCGAGGATCCGACCTACGAATCGGCCAAGGCCTTCATCGCCAAGCTCGGCAAGACCTCGACCATGTCGGAGGACTTCCCGGCCTTCATCGTCAACCGCATCCTGCTGCCGATGATCAACGAGGCGATCTACACCCTCTATGAGGGCGTCGGCTCGGTGGAATCAATCGACACCGCGATGCGGCTCGGGGCGAACCATCCGATGGGCCCGCTGCAGCTCGCCGACTTCATCGGCCTCGATACCTGCCTGTCGGTGATGCAGGTGCTCTACGAGGGGCTGGCCGATTCGAAGTACCGGCCCTGCCCGCTCTTGGTGAAATATGTCGAGGCCGGCTGGCTCGGCCGCAAGACCAAGCGCGGCTTCTACGATTACCGCGGCGAGACGCCGGTCCCGACCCGCTGA
- a CDS encoding electron transfer flavoprotein subunit alpha/FixB family protein, with protein MTTLLYVEHANGQIKDGTLKALTAAKELGAPIHALVLGTGSKAAAEAAAKLDGVEKVLNAEDGTYDHDLAEPSAALIAAIAEPYDAIVAAATTTGKNTLPRVAALLDVAQISDIIKVVSPDTFERPIYAGNAIQTVQAGAGKRVITVRTAAFKPAEAGGSAAPVESVSAATPDALGAAYKSEEIAKSDRPELASAKFIVSGGRSLGSAEKFKELIEPLADALGAAVGASRAAVDAGYAPNDWQVGQTGKVVAPDLYVAVGISGAIQHLAGMKDSKVIVAVNKDEDAPIFQVADYGLVGDLFQVVPDLQAEIAKAKDR; from the coding sequence ATGACCACGCTCCTCTACGTCGAGCACGCCAACGGACAGATCAAGGACGGTACGCTGAAGGCGCTGACCGCGGCCAAGGAACTGGGCGCGCCCATCCACGCCCTGGTGCTCGGCACTGGCTCCAAGGCGGCGGCCGAGGCCGCGGCCAAGCTCGACGGCGTCGAGAAGGTGCTGAACGCCGAGGACGGCACCTACGACCACGACCTCGCCGAGCCGAGCGCCGCGCTGATCGCCGCAATTGCCGAGCCCTACGATGCGATCGTGGCCGCCGCCACGACCACGGGCAAGAACACCCTGCCGCGGGTGGCCGCGCTCCTCGACGTCGCGCAGATCTCCGACATCATCAAGGTCGTCTCGCCCGACACGTTCGAGCGGCCGATCTACGCCGGCAACGCGATCCAGACCGTGCAGGCCGGTGCCGGCAAGCGCGTCATCACCGTGCGCACCGCCGCCTTCAAGCCGGCCGAAGCGGGCGGTTCCGCTGCCCCGGTCGAATCCGTCTCGGCCGCGACGCCGGACGCACTGGGTGCCGCCTACAAGTCGGAAGAGATCGCCAAGTCCGACCGGCCGGAGCTGGCCTCGGCCAAGTTCATCGTCTCCGGCGGCCGCTCGCTCGGCTCGGCGGAGAAGTTCAAGGAGCTGATCGAGCCGCTGGCCGACGCGCTCGGCGCTGCGGTCGGCGCCTCCCGCGCGGCGGTCGATGCAGGCTACGCCCCGAACGACTGGCAGGTCGGCCAGACCGGCAAGGTGGTGGCACCCGACCTCTACGTGGCGGTGGGCATCTCCGGCGCGATCCAGCACTTGGCCGGCATGAAGGATTCGAAGGTCATCGTCGCCGTCAACAAGGACGAGGATGCGCCGATCTTCCAGGTGGCGGATTACGGACTGGTCGGCGACCTGTTTCAGGTCGTGCCGGACTTGCAGGCCGAGATTGCCAAGGCCAAGGACCGGTAG
- a CDS encoding electron transfer flavoprotein subunit beta/FixA family protein, whose translation MKVLVPVKRVVDYNVKIRVKADGSGVELANVKMSMNPFDEIAVEEAIRLKEKGKVSEIVAVSIGPQQAQETLRTALAMGADRAILVKTDVNCEPLAVAKVLKAVVEKESPNLVILGKQAIDDDSNQTGQMLAALLGWPQGTFAFKLDFGDGSIDVTREVDGGLQTVSLKLPAIVTTDLRLNEPRYASLPNIMKAKKKPLEELSPEGLGIDVTPKLTVLKVAEPPGRQAGVKVGSAAELVQKLKVEAGVL comes from the coding sequence ATGAAGGTTCTGGTGCCCGTCAAGCGGGTCGTCGATTACAACGTGAAGATCCGCGTCAAGGCCGACGGGTCGGGCGTGGAACTGGCCAACGTCAAGATGTCGATGAACCCCTTCGACGAGATCGCCGTCGAGGAGGCGATCCGTCTGAAGGAGAAGGGCAAGGTCAGCGAGATCGTCGCCGTCTCGATCGGCCCGCAGCAGGCGCAGGAGACGCTTCGCACCGCGCTCGCCATGGGCGCCGACCGGGCGATCCTCGTGAAGACCGATGTGAATTGCGAGCCGCTCGCCGTCGCCAAGGTGCTGAAGGCCGTGGTGGAAAAGGAGAGCCCGAACCTCGTCATCCTCGGCAAGCAGGCGATCGACGACGATTCGAACCAGACCGGCCAGATGCTCGCGGCGCTGCTGGGTTGGCCGCAGGGCACCTTCGCGTTCAAGCTCGACTTCGGCGATGGAAGCATCGACGTGACGCGCGAGGTCGATGGCGGTCTCCAGACCGTGTCGCTGAAGCTGCCGGCGATCGTCACGACGGACCTGCGCCTCAACGAGCCGCGCTACGCATCGCTGCCCAACATCATGAAGGCGAAGAAGAAGCCGCTGGAAGAGCTGTCCCCGGAAGGCCTCGGGATCGACGTCACGCCGAAGCTGACCGTGCTCAAGGTCGCCGAGCCGCCGGGCCGGCAGGCCGGCGTCAAGGTCGGCTCCGCGGCCGAGCTGGTGCAGAAGCTCAAGGTCGAAGCCGGCGTGCTCTGA
- a CDS encoding cob(I)yrinic acid a,c-diamide adenosyltransferase → MVKLNRIYTRTGDQGTTGLANGERRSKADLRVEAYGTVDETNACIGLARLTAEPALDAMLARIQNDLFDLGADLATPPSDKPLGYEPLRVVAAQVQRLETEIDTLNANIPPLKSFVLPGGSATAAALHLARTVCRRAERLVVALSGIESEAISAEALQYLNRLSDFLFVASRAANRDGADDVLWVPGQNR, encoded by the coding sequence TTGGTCAAGCTCAACCGCATCTACACCCGCACCGGCGACCAGGGCACGACCGGGCTGGCCAACGGCGAGCGCCGCTCGAAGGCGGATCTGCGGGTGGAGGCCTACGGCACCGTCGACGAGACCAATGCCTGCATTGGGCTCGCCCGCCTCACCGCCGAACCCGCCCTCGACGCGATGCTGGCGCGCATCCAGAACGACCTGTTCGATCTCGGCGCCGATCTCGCCACCCCGCCGAGCGACAAGCCGCTGGGCTATGAGCCCCTGCGCGTCGTCGCCGCCCAGGTGCAGCGGCTGGAGACGGAGATCGACACGCTCAACGCCAATATCCCGCCGCTGAAATCCTTCGTCCTGCCCGGCGGGTCGGCCACGGCCGCCGCGCTCCACCTCGCCCGCACCGTCTGCCGCCGCGCCGAGCGGCTGGTGGTGGCGCTGTCGGGCATCGAGAGCGAGGCGATCTCGGCGGAAGCCCTGCAATATCTCAACCGGCTCTCGGACTTCCTGTTCGTGGCCTCCCGCGCGGCCAACCGCGACGGCGCCGACGACGTGCTCTGGGTGCCTGGCCAGAACCGGTGA
- a CDS encoding acyloxyacyl hydrolase, producing MKSPLARILVGVLAGTAVTATQAADLRAARAPAPPPYFAPVQPYSIVSEVRIGGSVQDPGSAEGKLPGFSTANVNGEILFAKPQITTDPFWQAFVPRPTVGGSYNTGGRTSYAYIGATWTVDLFPETLNRRVFLEGFFGGAAHNGYTGLKANAPYGFNALGCNPLFREAAALGFRIDEHWSVMATVEHMSNAGLCGDNRGLTNFGGKLGYTF from the coding sequence ATGAAGTCACCTCTTGCCCGGATTCTCGTCGGCGTCCTCGCCGGCACGGCCGTCACGGCCACGCAGGCCGCCGATCTCCGCGCCGCCCGGGCTCCCGCACCGCCGCCCTACTTCGCTCCCGTCCAGCCCTACTCCATCGTGTCCGAGGTTCGCATCGGCGGCTCGGTTCAGGATCCGGGCAGCGCCGAGGGCAAGCTTCCGGGCTTCAGCACCGCGAACGTCAACGGCGAAATCCTGTTCGCCAAGCCGCAGATCACCACCGACCCGTTCTGGCAGGCCTTCGTGCCGCGTCCGACGGTGGGCGGCAGCTACAACACCGGCGGCCGCACCAGCTACGCCTATATCGGCGCGACATGGACCGTGGACCTCTTCCCCGAGACCCTGAACCGGCGCGTCTTCCTCGAAGGCTTCTTCGGCGGCGCAGCGCATAACGGCTATACCGGCCTGAAGGCGAACGCGCCCTACGGCTTCAATGCTTTGGGCTGCAACCCGCTGTTCCGCGAGGCGGCCGCGCTCGGCTTCCGCATCGACGAGCACTGGAGCGTGATGGCCACCGTCGAGCACATGTCGAATGCCGGCCTGTGCGGCGACAACCGCGGCCTGACCAATTTCGGCGGCAAGCTCGGCTACACCTTCTGA
- a CDS encoding lipocalin-like domain-containing protein → MRTTTGMVGAMVLAAGMGPAQAEDDTRLNGLWKLVSYEVEVRQNGEKLPVMGKQPTGYAYVTPEKRIFFILTGEGRKPAETEAQRAALMSTLVSYSGKISLDGDSWTADVDVAWDPKWVGTKQTRMFKIEGDRLQVLTPWRVMPNWADRGETRSIVTFERGKE, encoded by the coding sequence ATGCGGACGACGACGGGCATGGTGGGTGCGATGGTGCTGGCTGCCGGCATGGGGCCGGCCCAGGCCGAGGACGATACCCGGCTGAACGGGCTGTGGAAGCTCGTCTCCTACGAGGTCGAGGTGCGCCAGAACGGCGAGAAGCTGCCGGTGATGGGCAAGCAGCCGACCGGCTACGCCTACGTCACGCCGGAGAAGCGCATCTTCTTCATCCTGACCGGGGAGGGCCGCAAGCCCGCCGAGACCGAGGCGCAGCGTGCCGCCCTGATGAGCACCCTCGTCTCCTATTCCGGGAAGATCAGCCTCGACGGTGACAGCTGGACGGCCGATGTCGACGTTGCCTGGGATCCGAAATGGGTCGGCACGAAACAGACCCGGATGTTCAAGATCGAGGGCGACCGGCTTCAGGTGCTGACCCCCTGGCGCGTCATGCCGAACTGGGCTGATCGGGGCGAAACCCGCAGCATCGTCACCTTCGAACGCGGCAAGGAGTGA
- a CDS encoding twin transmembrane helix small protein, producing the protein MSANQLVLLACLAVAVVLLLGLVNMMRGGSANLSQKLMRLRVLLQFVAIIVIMGVVWWRAA; encoded by the coding sequence ATGTCCGCCAACCAGCTCGTCCTTCTCGCCTGCCTCGCCGTGGCCGTGGTGCTCCTCCTCGGCCTCGTCAACATGATGCGGGGCGGCAGCGCCAACCTCTCGCAGAAGCTGATGCGCCTGCGCGTGCTCCTGCAGTTCGTGGCGATCATCGTCATCATGGGCGTGGTGTGGTGGCGGGCGGCCTGA